Proteins from a genomic interval of uncultured Flavobacterium sp.:
- a CDS encoding glycoside hydrolase family 95 protein, whose product MIKKTFFILLFTSYYINISAQSKHVLWYKQPAEFFEESLVLGNGKMGATVFGGVDSDKIYLNDITLWSGEPVNANMNPEAYKNVPAIREALKNEDYKLAEELNKKIEGKNSEKYAPLGTLLITNSNKGKVTNYYRELDVSKAVSKVSYEIDGVKFTREYFVSAPDQIMIIKLTSSQKGALSFDINSSSLLKFKTEVKNNVLVMNGTAPINENPDYHVVPSYLLEKERGTRFTTSIKIKNTDGTVETSGGNLGLKNGTEAIIYVSIATSFNGFDKNPASQGLDNNAIATDNLSKAFAKSFDKLEESHTKDYQKFYNRVDLDLGKTTAQDLPTDERLLRYSDGKEDKNLEILYFNYGRYLLISSSRTLGVPANLQGIWNPYLSPPWSSNYTMNINLEENYWLAENTNLSEMHLPLLSFIKNLSVTGKVTAKTFYGVNEGWASAHNSDIWAMTNPVGNFGKEDPSWSCWPLSGAWLSTHIWEHYVFTQDKKYLKDEGYPIMKGASQFFLGWMITDKNGNLITSPSTSPENKYVTPDGFIGATMYGGTADLAMIRECFDKTIKASKVLNVDADFRAKLETALSKFHPYQVGKKGNLQEWYFDWEDEELQHRHQSHLFGLFPGDHITPLKAPELAKAAKKTLEIKGDETTGWSKGWRINLWARLWDGNRAYKMFRELLRYVDPDGKKTEKPRRGGGTYPNLFDAHPPFQIDGNFGGAAAVAEMLVQSDENEIRLLPALPDAWEQGSVKGICARGGFELEITWNNKKPEKVIVSSKNGGKTTLIFGDRKQDITLKKGQKLEIKW is encoded by the coding sequence ATGATAAAAAAAACATTTTTCATTTTACTTTTCACATCTTACTACATAAACATTTCGGCACAATCGAAACATGTTTTATGGTACAAACAACCCGCCGAATTCTTTGAAGAAAGCTTAGTTTTAGGAAACGGAAAAATGGGCGCAACGGTTTTTGGCGGTGTAGATTCAGATAAAATTTATCTGAACGACATTACGCTTTGGTCAGGCGAACCTGTAAACGCAAACATGAATCCCGAAGCTTACAAAAATGTTCCGGCAATTCGTGAAGCACTCAAAAACGAAGATTACAAACTAGCCGAAGAATTAAATAAAAAGATTGAAGGTAAAAATTCCGAAAAATATGCTCCGCTTGGGACATTGTTAATTACAAATTCAAATAAAGGAAAAGTCACCAATTATTATCGGGAACTGGATGTCTCGAAAGCTGTTTCAAAAGTAAGTTACGAAATTGACGGCGTTAAATTTACACGCGAATATTTTGTTTCGGCGCCAGACCAAATTATGATTATCAAACTCACAAGCAGTCAAAAAGGAGCTTTAAGTTTTGATATCAATTCAAGCAGTTTATTAAAATTCAAGACAGAAGTAAAAAATAATGTGCTGGTAATGAATGGAACTGCGCCAATTAATGAAAATCCGGATTATCATGTTGTGCCTTCGTATCTTTTAGAAAAAGAAAGAGGAACAAGATTTACAACTTCAATAAAAATCAAAAATACCGATGGAACTGTTGAAACTTCCGGAGGAAATTTGGGTTTAAAAAACGGAACAGAAGCTATAATTTATGTTTCGATTGCAACGAGTTTTAATGGTTTCGATAAAAATCCGGCTTCACAAGGATTAGATAATAATGCAATTGCAACAGATAATTTAAGCAAAGCCTTCGCGAAATCATTTGATAAATTAGAAGAAAGTCATACAAAAGATTATCAGAAATTCTATAATCGTGTCGATTTAGATTTAGGTAAAACAACCGCACAGGATTTACCAACAGACGAACGTTTGCTTCGATATTCAGACGGGAAAGAAGATAAAAACCTTGAAATTCTTTATTTCAATTATGGCCGATATTTATTAATTAGCTCTTCAAGAACATTAGGCGTTCCGGCAAATTTGCAAGGAATTTGGAATCCGTATTTGAGTCCGCCTTGGAGCAGTAATTATACGATGAACATTAATCTTGAAGAAAATTACTGGCTGGCTGAAAACACCAATCTTTCAGAAATGCATTTGCCACTTTTGAGTTTTATTAAAAATCTTTCGGTAACCGGAAAAGTTACGGCAAAAACTTTTTACGGAGTCAATGAAGGTTGGGCTTCGGCGCACAATTCTGATATTTGGGCAATGACAAATCCTGTTGGGAATTTCGGAAAAGAAGATCCAAGTTGGTCATGTTGGCCATTATCAGGAGCTTGGTTAAGCACACATATTTGGGAACATTATGTTTTTACCCAAGACAAAAAATATCTGAAAGATGAAGGTTATCCAATCATGAAAGGAGCATCACAATTCTTTTTAGGATGGATGATTACTGATAAAAATGGAAATTTAATTACATCGCCATCGACTTCTCCAGAAAATAAATATGTTACGCCAGACGGATTTATTGGAGCAACAATGTACGGAGGAACGGCTGATTTAGCCATGATCAGAGAATGTTTTGATAAAACAATTAAGGCTTCAAAAGTCTTAAATGTTGATGCTGATTTTAGAGCAAAATTAGAAACTGCACTTTCTAAATTTCATCCGTATCAAGTTGGTAAAAAAGGAAATTTGCAAGAGTGGTATTTTGATTGGGAAGACGAAGAATTACAGCATCGTCATCAATCGCATTTGTTCGGGCTTTTTCCTGGTGATCATATTACGCCATTAAAAGCGCCGGAATTGGCAAAAGCTGCCAAGAAAACACTGGAGATAAAAGGTGACGAAACAACAGGCTGGTCAAAAGGCTGGCGAATTAATCTTTGGGCAAGGCTTTGGGACGGAAATCGTGCTTATAAAATGTTCAGAGAATTGTTAAGATATGTAGATCCTGACGGAAAGAAAACGGAAAAACCAAGAAGAGGAGGAGGAACATATCCGAATTTATTCGATGCACATCCGCCATTTCAAATTGATGGTAATTTTGGCGGAGCCGCTGCCGTTGCCGAAATGTTGGTGCAATCTGACGAAAACGAAATCAGATTATTGCCAGCTTTACCAGACGCCTGGGAACAAGGTTCTGTAAAAGGAATCTGCGCAAGAGGCGGATTTGAATTAGAAATAACCTGGAATAATAAGAAACCTGAAAAAGTAATTGTTTCTTCAAAAAATGGAGGAAAAACAACTTTAATTTTCGGTGATAGAAAACAAGATATCACTTTGAAAAAAGGCCAGAAACTAGAAATAAAGTGGTAA
- a CDS encoding phenylalanine--tRNA ligase subunit alpha, which produces MIDKIKEHIEEAKAFNDKNKESLEQFRIKYLGSKGLLKELFTEFKNIPNDQKKDFGQVINTLKAVAEEKIRVIQEELESKEETKGVFGDLTRAAEPVIIGSRHPISIVKNQIIDIFANIGFNVSEGPEIEDDWHNFTALNLPEYHPARDMQDTFFIQTNPDVLLRTHTSSVQVRYMENHKPPIRTISPGRVFRNEAVSSRSHCIFHQVEGLYIDKDVSFADLKQTLLYFTKEMFGKSKIRLRPSYFPFTEPSAEIDIYWGLKTETDYRITKGTGWLEIGGCGMVDPNVLKNCDINPDEYNGFAFGMGVERIAMLLYQIGDIRMFYENDVRFLEQFKANI; this is translated from the coding sequence ATGATAGACAAGATAAAAGAACATATAGAGGAAGCTAAAGCCTTTAATGATAAAAACAAAGAATCTTTAGAGCAATTCCGTATTAAATATTTAGGTAGTAAAGGGTTACTGAAAGAACTTTTTACTGAGTTTAAAAATATTCCGAACGACCAGAAAAAAGACTTTGGACAAGTAATTAATACTTTAAAAGCTGTTGCTGAAGAAAAAATAAGAGTTATTCAGGAAGAGCTTGAAAGTAAAGAAGAAACTAAAGGTGTTTTTGGTGATTTAACGCGTGCGGCAGAACCGGTAATTATTGGTTCCCGTCACCCGATTTCGATTGTTAAAAATCAAATTATAGATATTTTTGCCAATATTGGTTTCAACGTTTCCGAAGGACCGGAAATCGAAGACGACTGGCATAACTTTACTGCATTGAACTTACCGGAATATCATCCGGCTCGTGATATGCAGGATACATTTTTCATTCAGACAAATCCTGATGTGTTGTTGCGTACGCATACATCATCAGTTCAGGTGCGTTATATGGAAAATCACAAACCGCCAATTCGTACTATTTCTCCGGGACGTGTGTTTCGTAACGAAGCTGTTTCATCACGTTCGCACTGTATTTTCCATCAGGTTGAAGGATTGTATATTGACAAAGACGTTTCGTTTGCAGATTTGAAACAAACATTGCTTTATTTCACTAAAGAAATGTTCGGAAAATCGAAGATCCGTTTACGTCCGTCATACTTTCCATTTACAGAGCCAAGTGCCGAAATTGATATTTATTGGGGTCTGAAAACAGAAACTGATTACCGTATCACAAAAGGAACTGGTTGGTTAGAAATTGGAGGTTGCGGAATGGTTGATCCAAACGTTCTTAAAAATTGCGACATCAATCCTGACGAATACAACGGTTTTGCTTTCGGAATGGGAGTAGAGCGTATTGCGATGTTATTGTACCAAATTGGTGATATCCGTATGTTTTATGAAAATGATGTTCGTTTCTTAGAGCAGTTCAAAGCAAATATTTAG
- a CDS encoding sialate O-acetylesterase, whose translation MKKSILFIFLVISVLANANVKMPLLFSDGMVLQRNKAIPIWGFADANEKIEVHFNKQIQKTTADKNGKWTLNLNSEKAGGPFELIIIGKNKITIKNVLVGEVWICSGQSNMEFRVSKTINAEKEIADSNYPMIRHFGVAQDLSGKPKDDLKAGKWETANKETVGNFTAVGYYFARKLYAELKIPIGIINTSWGGTNVETWTSREAFQKSDDFKNMIADVPVMNVDSISKLYAKQMKERIEKVQGTPVSTDNENTFKDSEFNDVAWGELNTPGLWENQSLGDLDGVVWMRKTITLSADDIKNKATLYLSKIDDEDITYVNGIEVGKNTQYDVKRVYEIPANILKEGKNVIAVRIVDNSGGGGIYGDAADLKLTLGNKNIPLDGKWKFKVIVVKTSLSPNSYPSLLYNAMVNPLVPYAIEGVLWYQGEANVWRANQYKKAFPLMITDWRTKFKQGDFPFYFVQLSTFNEQNGNSKVGSRWAELREAQSETLKLPKTGMAVTTDIGNAKDIHPTNKQDVGLRLAAIALNNVYDKKQVHNGPTYKSQEIKGNQIILTFDNIGSGLTASGNSGNLKGFEIAGADKVFHSAKATIKDNKVILSSDQVQNPVAVHYGWADDDTEINLFNKEKFPGSPFRTDNWEMLSANEIYKVSK comes from the coding sequence ATGAAAAAAAGTATCTTATTTATTTTTCTGGTAATAAGTGTTTTAGCTAACGCTAATGTCAAAATGCCTTTGCTGTTTTCTGACGGAATGGTGCTTCAGCGCAACAAAGCAATTCCAATTTGGGGTTTTGCCGATGCAAATGAAAAAATAGAAGTTCATTTTAACAAGCAAATACAAAAAACAACAGCCGATAAAAACGGAAAATGGACTTTAAATCTAAATTCTGAAAAAGCTGGCGGACCTTTCGAATTAATAATTATCGGAAAAAATAAAATTACGATCAAAAATGTTTTGGTTGGTGAAGTTTGGATTTGCAGCGGACAATCGAATATGGAATTTCGGGTTTCAAAAACCATAAATGCCGAAAAAGAAATTGCTGATTCAAATTATCCAATGATTCGTCATTTTGGAGTTGCACAAGATTTAAGCGGTAAACCAAAAGACGATTTAAAAGCCGGAAAATGGGAAACAGCAAATAAAGAAACTGTTGGCAATTTTACAGCTGTTGGATATTATTTCGCCAGAAAATTATATGCCGAATTAAAAATTCCAATCGGGATAATCAATACTTCCTGGGGCGGAACCAATGTAGAAACCTGGACAAGTCGTGAAGCATTTCAAAAAAGTGATGATTTTAAAAACATGATTGCCGATGTCCCTGTAATGAATGTCGATTCAATTTCAAAATTGTACGCAAAACAAATGAAAGAAAGAATCGAAAAAGTTCAGGGAACTCCAGTAAGTACAGATAATGAAAATACATTCAAAGATTCAGAATTTAACGATGTTGCCTGGGGTGAACTTAATACACCAGGTTTATGGGAAAACCAGTCTTTAGGCGATTTAGACGGCGTAGTTTGGATGCGAAAAACCATTACACTTTCTGCAGACGACATTAAAAACAAAGCAACACTTTATCTTTCAAAAATCGACGATGAAGATATTACGTATGTAAACGGAATCGAAGTGGGTAAAAACACACAATACGATGTAAAACGTGTTTACGAAATACCTGCGAATATTTTAAAAGAAGGAAAAAATGTAATCGCAGTTAGAATCGTCGATAACAGTGGCGGCGGCGGAATCTATGGCGACGCAGCCGATTTAAAACTAACTCTTGGCAATAAAAATATTCCGCTTGACGGAAAATGGAAATTCAAAGTTATTGTCGTAAAAACATCTTTGTCACCAAACAGTTATCCATCGTTATTATACAATGCAATGGTAAATCCGTTGGTTCCGTATGCCATTGAGGGTGTTTTATGGTATCAGGGCGAAGCCAATGTTTGGAGAGCAAATCAATACAAAAAAGCATTTCCGTTAATGATTACAGACTGGCGAACAAAGTTTAAACAAGGTGATTTTCCTTTTTACTTCGTTCAATTGTCAACTTTTAATGAGCAAAATGGCAACAGCAAAGTGGGCAGTCGCTGGGCAGAACTTCGCGAAGCACAATCTGAAACTCTAAAATTGCCAAAGACTGGAATGGCTGTTACGACAGATATTGGTAACGCAAAAGACATTCATCCAACAAATAAACAAGACGTTGGTTTACGTTTGGCGGCAATTGCTCTAAACAATGTTTATGACAAAAAGCAAGTTCATAACGGACCAACGTACAAATCTCAGGAAATAAAAGGAAACCAAATCATTTTAACTTTCGATAATATTGGTTCGGGATTAACGGCTTCAGGTAATTCAGGAAACTTAAAAGGATTTGAAATTGCAGGTGCCGACAAAGTTTTTCATTCCGCGAAAGCGACAATAAAAGACAACAAAGTAATTCTATCAAGCGATCAGGTTCAAAATCCAGTTGCAGTTCATTACGGCTGGGCAGACGACGATACCGAAATCAATCTTTTCAACAAAGAAAAATTTCCTGGATCACCATTTAGAACCGACAATTGGGAAATGTTGTCAGCAAATGAAATATATAAGGTGAGTAAGTAG
- a CDS encoding CvpA family protein → MSFLDMLFGALLAYSLYKGIKNGLFVEVASFISLLLGIYIAIKFSSLMKEIIMKHVSWNPNTIQVTAFILTFILVVIGVYFLAKILTGIADFAFLGWANKLGGGFFRILKTILILSIFIALFEKINFNETFAKKETLDKSIFYNPVKKVAAFVYPSIEKWYDTFKEEHAKDSQEKPKETSEKE, encoded by the coding sequence ATGAGTTTTTTAGATATGCTTTTTGGAGCACTTTTGGCTTACAGTTTATACAAAGGAATTAAAAATGGGCTTTTTGTAGAGGTTGCTTCTTTTATTTCGTTATTGTTGGGAATTTATATCGCGATTAAATTTTCGTCTTTAATGAAAGAAATCATCATGAAACACGTTTCCTGGAATCCAAACACGATTCAGGTTACGGCTTTTATCCTGACTTTTATTCTTGTGGTAATTGGCGTTTATTTCTTAGCAAAAATCCTTACCGGAATTGCCGATTTTGCTTTTCTGGGTTGGGCTAATAAACTTGGCGGAGGCTTTTTTAGAATCTTAAAAACTATTCTAATCCTGAGTATTTTTATCGCTCTTTTTGAGAAAATAAACTTCAATGAAACTTTTGCAAAGAAAGAAACCTTAGATAAGTCTATTTTTTATAATCCGGTTAAAAAAGTAGCTGCTTTTGTTTATCCATCTATCGAAAAATGGTATGATACTTTTAAAGAAGAACATGCTAAGGATTCTCAAGAAAAACCCAAAGAAACTTCTGAAAAAGAATAA
- a CDS encoding NAD(P)H-dependent glycerol-3-phosphate dehydrogenase has protein sequence MSENLKFAVIGGGSWATAIAKMLCVNLSEIAWYMRNDAAIEHIQKYKHNPNYLSSVEFDTKKLKLTNNINEAIEYADYVIFAIPSAFLDAELKNMTVSLADKIIFSAIKGIVPETSLIVGEHFHIQYDIPYYNIGVITGPCHAEEVALERLSYLTIACGDPDKARNVAKSLSGNYIKAKISDDIIGTEYAAMLKNIYAIAAGIAHGLGYGDNFQSVMMSNGIREMKKFIRKVHKMKRNINDSAYLGDLLVTGYSVFSRNRMFGNMIGKGYTVKSAMMEMSMVAEGYYATKSAYKLNQGYGAKTPIIDAVYAVLYEGKDAKSVFKKLTESLD, from the coding sequence ATGAGTGAAAATTTAAAATTTGCAGTAATTGGAGGAGGAAGCTGGGCTACGGCAATTGCAAAGATGTTATGCGTAAATCTATCCGAAATTGCATGGTATATGCGCAACGATGCTGCAATCGAGCACATTCAGAAATACAAACACAATCCAAACTATTTAAGTTCAGTTGAATTTGACACTAAAAAACTTAAATTAACCAACAATATAAATGAAGCGATTGAATATGCCGATTATGTAATTTTTGCTATTCCTTCTGCTTTTCTTGATGCCGAATTAAAAAACATGACTGTTTCATTGGCAGATAAAATTATTTTCTCGGCGATTAAAGGAATTGTACCTGAAACAAGTTTAATTGTTGGAGAACATTTTCACATTCAATACGATATTCCATACTATAATATTGGTGTTATCACAGGTCCATGTCACGCTGAAGAAGTAGCGCTGGAACGACTTTCTTATTTAACAATAGCGTGCGGCGATCCTGATAAAGCCCGTAACGTTGCCAAATCACTTTCTGGAAATTATATCAAAGCCAAAATTTCGGACGATATTATTGGTACTGAATATGCTGCAATGCTTAAAAACATTTACGCAATTGCTGCCGGAATCGCTCACGGTTTAGGTTACGGAGATAATTTTCAATCGGTTATGATGAGTAACGGAATCCGCGAGATGAAAAAGTTCATCAGAAAGGTTCATAAAATGAAACGTAACATCAATGACTCTGCTTATTTAGGCGATTTATTGGTTACAGGATATTCGGTTTTCTCAAGAAACAGAATGTTCGGAAACATGATTGGAAAAGGCTACACAGTAAAAAGTGCGATGATGGAAATGAGCATGGTTGCCGAAGGTTATTATGCAACAAAAAGTGCTTATAAACTAAATCAGGGTTATGGTGCCAAAACTCCAATTATAGACGCTGTTTATGCCGTTTTATACGAAGGAAAAGATGCTAAATCTGTATTTAAGAAACTGACTGAGTCTTTGGATTAA
- a CDS encoding cellulase family glycosylhydrolase: protein MKNTIKICLLSTILCFTFLSIWACSSDKEEKAAAKTLAVDINKIDFASKGSEASININSNVTAWMISNPSASWIQLSQVGGTSGTVAVKITASENTSTEARTATITVSSGEASPVKIAVTQAGKEAAASLYPSYNTNPIAADQSGMSSTAVQLAGKIKLGWNIGNTLDAIGGETAWGNPKVTKALIDAVKANGFNAIRIPCSWNQYMANSATAQLKTEWLDRVKEVVQYCVDNDMYVLVNIHWDGGWLENNITEAKKIETNAKQKAFWEQIATQLRGFDEHLLFASANEPAVDDAGQMAVLTSYHQTFINAVRSTGGKNAYRTLVIQGPSTDIEKTSKLMTILPTDTAANRMMVEVHYYGPWNFAGMTKDESWGKMFYYWGANYHSTTDTERNATYGEEADLDKTFKLMKTQFIDNGIPVLLGEFGAIRRTTLTGDALTLHLASRAYYLKTVVKTARANGLLPFYWDEGSTGNNGFGIFTRSDNTVFDTQALTALKEGLL from the coding sequence ATGAAAAATACAATTAAAATTTGCTTATTGAGTACCATTTTATGCTTCACTTTTTTAAGTATTTGGGCTTGCAGTTCTGATAAAGAAGAAAAAGCAGCAGCAAAAACTCTTGCTGTAGATATTAATAAAATTGATTTTGCAAGCAAAGGCAGTGAAGCCAGCATAAATATCAATTCAAATGTTACAGCGTGGATGATTAGTAATCCAAGTGCAAGCTGGATTCAATTAAGTCAGGTAGGGGGAACTTCTGGAACTGTTGCCGTTAAAATAACAGCTTCAGAAAACACAAGTACAGAAGCAAGAACAGCAACTATTACAGTTAGTTCAGGAGAAGCTTCACCTGTAAAGATCGCAGTTACTCAGGCAGGTAAAGAGGCAGCTGCTAGTTTATACCCAAGTTATAATACAAACCCAATTGCGGCAGATCAATCCGGAATGTCAAGCACAGCTGTACAATTAGCAGGAAAAATAAAATTAGGGTGGAATATTGGGAATACATTAGATGCAATTGGAGGAGAAACTGCATGGGGAAATCCAAAAGTTACAAAAGCTTTGATCGATGCTGTAAAAGCAAACGGATTTAATGCGATAAGAATTCCTTGTTCGTGGAATCAATATATGGCAAATTCTGCAACAGCACAACTTAAAACTGAATGGCTTGACAGAGTAAAAGAAGTAGTTCAATATTGTGTTGACAATGATATGTATGTTCTTGTAAATATTCACTGGGATGGTGGATGGTTAGAAAATAATATTACCGAAGCTAAAAAAATAGAAACAAATGCCAAACAAAAAGCTTTTTGGGAACAAATCGCAACACAATTACGCGGATTTGACGAGCATTTGCTTTTCGCCAGTGCCAACGAACCGGCGGTTGATGATGCTGGACAAATGGCTGTTTTAACTTCATATCATCAAACTTTTATTAATGCAGTTCGTTCTACTGGTGGAAAAAACGCATATCGTACCTTAGTAATTCAGGGACCATCAACGGATATTGAAAAAACAAGCAAATTAATGACTATATTGCCTACAGATACAGCAGCAAATCGTATGATGGTAGAGGTTCATTATTATGGTCCGTGGAATTTTGCCGGTATGACTAAAGATGAATCTTGGGGTAAAATGTTCTACTATTGGGGAGCAAATTATCACTCAACAACAGATACAGAACGAAATGCAACTTATGGAGAAGAAGCCGATTTAGATAAAACCTTTAAATTAATGAAAACGCAGTTTATCGATAATGGAATTCCGGTTTTATTAGGAGAATTTGGAGCCATCCGTAGAACGACTTTAACCGGAGATGCTTTAACTTTACATTTAGCTTCGAGAGCATATTATTTAAAAACTGTTGTAAAAACAGCTCGAGCAAATGGTTTATTACCGTTTTATTGGGATGAAGGAAGCACTGGAAATAATGGTTTCGGAATTTTTACAAGAAGTGATAATACCGTTTTCGACACTCAGGCTTTAACAGCTCTGAAGGAAGGATTGCTGTAA
- a CDS encoding iron-containing alcohol dehydrogenase gives MLNFELYNPTNLIFGKGQIEKLSTLVPKDAKILLAYGGGSIFKNGVHEQVINNLKGFNIVEFGGIEPNPHFETLMKAVEVIKAEKIDFILAVGGGSVIDGVKFISAAVHFEGNPIDILQKRLLIKENAMPFGTVLTLPATGSEMNSGSVVTIASTQEKLAFGGSALFPKFSICDPTVIASLPKRQLQNGVVDAYTHVMEQYLTYPHEGYLQDRIAEGILQTLIEVGPKVVENPTDYALASNFMWSCTMALNGLIQKGVPSDWATHMIGHELTALYGIDHARTLAIIGPSLYNVMFETKKGKLAQYGRRIFDLKGSDDEVAKEAINKTVEFFHTMGMDTKLSQYTDDYSKTADFIVNRFDERGWKGLGENQLVTLDKVKSIVELSY, from the coding sequence CGAATTTAATCTTCGGAAAAGGACAAATTGAAAAACTTTCGACTTTAGTGCCAAAAGATGCTAAAATTTTATTGGCTTACGGAGGCGGAAGTATCTTTAAAAATGGTGTACACGAGCAAGTAATCAACAATTTAAAAGGTTTTAATATTGTAGAATTTGGAGGAATTGAACCAAATCCGCATTTTGAAACTTTAATGAAAGCAGTTGAAGTAATCAAAGCCGAAAAAATTGATTTTATTCTTGCTGTTGGTGGCGGATCAGTTATTGATGGTGTAAAATTTATTTCGGCAGCTGTTCATTTTGAAGGAAATCCGATTGATATTTTGCAAAAACGCTTGCTGATTAAAGAAAATGCAATGCCTTTTGGAACTGTTTTAACGCTTCCGGCAACGGGAAGTGAAATGAATTCAGGTTCTGTGGTTACTATTGCATCAACTCAGGAAAAACTGGCTTTTGGCGGAAGTGCCTTATTTCCGAAATTCTCAATCTGTGATCCAACTGTAATTGCTTCTTTACCAAAAAGACAATTGCAAAATGGCGTTGTTGACGCCTATACGCACGTTATGGAACAATATTTAACGTATCCGCACGAAGGTTATTTGCAAGATCGAATTGCTGAAGGAATTTTACAAACCTTGATCGAAGTTGGTCCAAAAGTGGTAGAAAATCCAACAGATTATGCTTTGGCTTCAAATTTTATGTGGAGCTGTACAATGGCGCTAAACGGATTGATCCAAAAAGGTGTTCCTTCTGATTGGGCAACTCACATGATTGGTCACGAATTAACGGCTTTATACGGAATTGATCATGCTAGAACTTTGGCGATTATTGGTCCAAGTTTATACAATGTGATGTTTGAAACTAAAAAAGGGAAACTGGCACAATACGGAAGAAGAATTTTTGATTTAAAGGGTTCTGATGACGAAGTTGCAAAAGAAGCGATTAACAAAACAGTAGAGTTTTTCCATACAATGGGAATGGACACTAAGCTTTCGCAATACACAGATGATTACAGCAAAACAGCAGATTTTATCGTGAATCGTTTTGACGAAAGGGGCTGGAAAGGTCTTGGCGAAAATCAATTGGTAACTTTAGATAAAGTAAAATCTATTGTTGAGCTAAGCTACTAG